Below is a genomic region from Desulfobacterales bacterium.
CCCTGAGCCGTGATGTCCTGGACAACATTTTAAAGCAGGCGGCCCTGGCCGGGATGCAGCCCAATCAGGCCACATTGCGCGATGTGAACACCCTGCGTAATTTTTTTGCCGGCAATGCCATCTTTACCCTGTTCGATATCCCGTGGACGCCGCTGTTTCTGGCGGTTATTTATATATTGCATCCGCTGCTGGGGCTTGTGGCCACGGGGGGTGCAGTGCTGCTCATTATTTTTGCCTTAATTAACGAAAAAGTGACGCGAAAGCCCCTCGATGCCGCGAATGTCGTGAGCGGGTTTTCCTCGAGATTTGTCGAAACCGCCCGCCGGAATGCTGGCCCCGTCCGCAGCATGGGAATGCTGGGGGGCGTCACGGCCCGCTGGCAGGGCTTTAACGATACCGTCATAAAACTCCAGACCCATGCCAGCCGAAAGGCCGGTCTGGTTCAGTCCCTGTCCGGCTGGCTGCGTCAGTCCATGCAGGTGTTTATCTACGGTGTCGGCGCCTGGCTGACTCTCAAAGGGGAAGCGACCGCCGGCTGTATGATTGCCGCTTCCATCATTATGGGCAAAGCACTGGCGCCGGTACAAAGCGGTATCGGATCCTGGAAGATGATGGTCGAAGCCCGCGGGGCATGGAAACGGCTGGAGGCGCTGTTTGAAAGGCCCGGCACTGCGGCAGGCATGGATCTGCCCGATCCTCACGGTCAGTTGACGGCCGAACATGTCACATTTGTCCTGCAGGGGACATACATCCTGCGTGATATTAATTTTGCCCTGCAGCCCGGTGAATCTCTGGGTCTGATCGGGCCTTCGGGCGCGGGAAAATCCACACTCTGCCGTCTTCTTCTGGGAATCTGGCCCTCCAGCGGCGGCAAGGTCCGCCTGGATGGCGCGGATATCTACACATGGGATCAGGAAAAACTCGGGCCGCATATCGGTTATCTGCCTCAGGATGTGGAGCTGTTCACCGGCACCGTCGCCGACAATATCGCCCGCCTGGGTGAGGTGGATTCCGAAAAGGTGATTGCCGCCGCCCGTCAGGCCGGCGTTCACGAGTTGGTTCTCAATTTTCCCCAGGGATATGATACCCGTATCGGCGAAGGGGGCGTTGTCCTGTCCGGGGGGCAGCGCCAACGAATCGGCCTGGCCCGGGCGCTGTATGGCGGCC
It encodes:
- a CDS encoding type I secretion system permease/ATPase; the encoded protein is MKKYLKQWRGYLVYGGFFSLFINILQLTFPIYMLQIYDRVLSSYSMPTLYAITVAAVLSLIVMSLLEFVRSRLLVRCGVAIDIALSRDVLDNILKQAALAGMQPNQATLRDVNTLRNFFAGNAIFTLFDIPWTPLFLAVIYILHPLLGLVATGGAVLLIIFALINEKVTRKPLDAANVVSGFSSRFVETARRNAGPVRSMGMLGGVTARWQGFNDTVIKLQTHASRKAGLVQSLSGWLRQSMQVFIYGVGAWLTLKGEATAGCMIAASIIMGKALAPVQSGIGSWKMMVEARGAWKRLEALFERPGTAAGMDLPDPHGQLTAEHVTFVLQGTYILRDINFALQPGESLGLIGPSGAGKSTLCRLLLGIWPSSGGKVRLDGADIYTWDQEKLGPHIGYLPQDVELFTGTVADNIARLGEVDSEKVIAAARQAGVHELVLNFPQGYDTRIGEGGVVLSGGQRQRIGLARALYGGPRLVVLDEPNSNLDDEGEKALLNSWAQLKAQGSTLVVVSHKPALLSGVDKILMLRAGQLAMFGPRDAVFQKLIEVQSQQRAAS